One Watersipora subatra chromosome 4, tzWatSuba1.1, whole genome shotgun sequence genomic window carries:
- the LOC137393461 gene encoding leucine zipper putative tumor suppressor 2 homolog isoform X1 codes for MKRIRRAVSFAGTSKKTHIKVSLDTGYYPTRSEVQAITNMRSNRRRSQPDILESADSNGFYSSNYLANYTHVYSPDTASSSLDSQDSQQLAKDYSLVPRMGRRAAQDHNGKYYKRENSLSEEKKDYQDVYKNKKSAANSTTQKENLRHISVDTGAVVSAVPSVPSRRYRKEEDYATYEELAEEPAPPQIAPVSGLLNQSAGKAVVRPIAFKPVASSKMSSSLTYSTHSQDYSFDKPHVDDGYSSQESRACSHNGTMRDNYICESSQYRDIKSHDCYQVTPSPTDNIAHYEQIIQEKDVELSTLRETMEENEHIIFKVNEEKRQNWESQMKELTSEYHRRLRLQQERARKCEQELQDQINRLQRENTKMIKEREQYSLHKEHNSAMIEQLKTLRYKNDELSSRLAGISCDCELLRQQDEEKHKQIQTLEELVTVIKAENMNLTNELDEKHRLVRKLERQQDKQTPPDDRESTRLKALLAEKDSALKSEREQFLQERDSWEQEKKKVLQYQRQLQSNYIQMCRRNSDLEANLPIFSRPNLGDRQTPNIKPQETCNFKAQLECTPESLC; via the exons GCTACTACCCAACAAGGTCAGAAGTTcaagctattactaacatgcgCTCTAATCGACGACGATCCCAGCCTGACATTCTAGAATCTGCAGACAGCAATGGATTTTATTCCTCAAACTATTTAGCTAACTATACGCACGTCTATTCTCCTGACACAGCGTCGAGTAGCCTAGACTCTCAGGATTCACAGCAACTGGCCAAGGACTATTCTCTTGTCCCTAGGATGGGTCGAAGAGCCGCGCAAGATCACAACGGCAAATATTACAAGAGGGAAAACTCTTTATCCGAAGAGAAAAAAGACTATCAggatgtttataaaaataaaaagtcagCAGCAAACTCAACTACACAGAAAGAGAACCTCAGACACATAAGCGTTGATACTGGGGCTGTTGTGAGCGCCGTCCCGTCAGTTCCTTCAAGACGATATAGGAAGGAAGAGGACTATGCTACTTATGAAGAGCTGGCTGAGGAGCCTGCTCCACCTCAAATCGCCCCAGTCAGTGGTTTGCTCAATCAG AGTGCCGGAAAAGCGGTGGTGAGACCAATAGCCTTCAAGCCAGTCGCGAGTAGTAAGATGTCTTCATCCCTTACCTACAGCACGCATAGCCAGGACTACAGTTTCGACAAGCCGCATGTTGACGATGGCTACTCATCTCAGGAAAGCAGGGCGTGCAGTCACAATGGCACCATGAGAGACAACTACATATGCGAGTCTAGTCAGTACAGGGACATAAAATCGCATGACTGCTACCAAGTAACACCATCTCCAACAGACAATATAGCACACTATGAACAGATTATTCAGGAAAAAGatgtggagttgtctactctgaGAGAGACGATGGAAGAAAACGAGCATATAATATTCAAAGTGAATGAAGAAAAACGCCAGAACTGGGAAAGCCAGATGAAGGAATTGACATCAGAATATCACAGAAGACTCCGACTGCAACAAGAACGAGCGCGCAAGTGCGAACAAGAACTGCAGGATCAAATTAATCGTCTGCAAAGAGAaaatacaaaaatgataaagGAAAGAGAGCAATATTCATTGCATAAAGAGCACAACTCTGCAATGATCGAGCAGCTCAAAACACTCAGGTACAAAAATGATGAACTTTCTAGTCGTTTAGCAGGTATTTCCTGTGACTGTGAGTTGCTACGGCAACAAGATGAAGAGAAACACAAACAAATTCAAACATTGGAAGAGCTAGTAACCGTAATCAAAGCTGAAAACATGAACTTAACAAATGAACTCGACGAGAAACATCGTCTTGTCAGGAAGCTTGAAAGACAGCAAGACAAGCAAACTCCACCTGACGACCGCGAATCAACACGCTTAAAAGCTTTATTAGCTGAAAAAGACTCAGCGTTGAAATCTGAGAGAGAACAATTTCTACAGGAAAGGGACTCGTGGGAGCAGGAGAAGAAAAAGGTATTACAGTATCAACGGCAGCTGCAATCAAACTatattcaaatgtgtcgacGCAATAGTGACCTTGAAGCAAATTTGCCAATTTTTTCTCGACCAAACCTTGGTGATAGACAGACGCCAAATATTAAACCACAGGAAACATGTAATTTTAAAGCGCAACTCGAGTGCACACCAGAATCATTGTGTTGA
- the LOC137393461 gene encoding leucine zipper putative tumor suppressor 2 homolog isoform X3 — MRSNRRRSQPDILESADSNGFYSSNYLANYTHVYSPDTASSSLDSQDSQQLAKDYSLVPRMGRRAAQDHNGKYYKRENSLSEEKKDYQDVYKNKKSAANSTTQKENLRHISVDTGAVVSAVPSVPSRRYRKEEDYATYEELAEEPAPPQIAPVSGLLNQSAGKAVVRPIAFKPVASSKMSSSLTYSTHSQDYSFDKPHVDDGYSSQESRACSHNGTMRDNYICESSQYRDIKSHDCYQVTPSPTDNIAHYEQIIQEKDVELSTLRETMEENEHIIFKVNEEKRQNWESQMKELTSEYHRRLRLQQERARKCEQELQDQINRLQRENTKMIKEREQYSLHKEHNSAMIEQLKTLRYKNDELSSRLAGISCDCELLRQQDEEKHKQIQTLEELVTVIKAENMNLTNELDEKHRLVRKLERQQDKQTPPDDRESTRLKALLAEKDSALKSEREQFLQERDSWEQEKKKVLQYQRQLQSNYIQMCRRNSDLEANLPIFSRPNLGDRQTPNIKPQETCNFKAQLECTPESLC; from the exons atgcgCTCTAATCGACGACGATCCCAGCCTGACATTCTAGAATCTGCAGACAGCAATGGATTTTATTCCTCAAACTATTTAGCTAACTATACGCACGTCTATTCTCCTGACACAGCGTCGAGTAGCCTAGACTCTCAGGATTCACAGCAACTGGCCAAGGACTATTCTCTTGTCCCTAGGATGGGTCGAAGAGCCGCGCAAGATCACAACGGCAAATATTACAAGAGGGAAAACTCTTTATCCGAAGAGAAAAAAGACTATCAggatgtttataaaaataaaaagtcagCAGCAAACTCAACTACACAGAAAGAGAACCTCAGACACATAAGCGTTGATACTGGGGCTGTTGTGAGCGCCGTCCCGTCAGTTCCTTCAAGACGATATAGGAAGGAAGAGGACTATGCTACTTATGAAGAGCTGGCTGAGGAGCCTGCTCCACCTCAAATCGCCCCAGTCAGTGGTTTGCTCAATCAG AGTGCCGGAAAAGCGGTGGTGAGACCAATAGCCTTCAAGCCAGTCGCGAGTAGTAAGATGTCTTCATCCCTTACCTACAGCACGCATAGCCAGGACTACAGTTTCGACAAGCCGCATGTTGACGATGGCTACTCATCTCAGGAAAGCAGGGCGTGCAGTCACAATGGCACCATGAGAGACAACTACATATGCGAGTCTAGTCAGTACAGGGACATAAAATCGCATGACTGCTACCAAGTAACACCATCTCCAACAGACAATATAGCACACTATGAACAGATTATTCAGGAAAAAGatgtggagttgtctactctgaGAGAGACGATGGAAGAAAACGAGCATATAATATTCAAAGTGAATGAAGAAAAACGCCAGAACTGGGAAAGCCAGATGAAGGAATTGACATCAGAATATCACAGAAGACTCCGACTGCAACAAGAACGAGCGCGCAAGTGCGAACAAGAACTGCAGGATCAAATTAATCGTCTGCAAAGAGAaaatacaaaaatgataaagGAAAGAGAGCAATATTCATTGCATAAAGAGCACAACTCTGCAATGATCGAGCAGCTCAAAACACTCAGGTACAAAAATGATGAACTTTCTAGTCGTTTAGCAGGTATTTCCTGTGACTGTGAGTTGCTACGGCAACAAGATGAAGAGAAACACAAACAAATTCAAACATTGGAAGAGCTAGTAACCGTAATCAAAGCTGAAAACATGAACTTAACAAATGAACTCGACGAGAAACATCGTCTTGTCAGGAAGCTTGAAAGACAGCAAGACAAGCAAACTCCACCTGACGACCGCGAATCAACACGCTTAAAAGCTTTATTAGCTGAAAAAGACTCAGCGTTGAAATCTGAGAGAGAACAATTTCTACAGGAAAGGGACTCGTGGGAGCAGGAGAAGAAAAAGGTATTACAGTATCAACGGCAGCTGCAATCAAACTatattcaaatgtgtcgacGCAATAGTGACCTTGAAGCAAATTTGCCAATTTTTTCTCGACCAAACCTTGGTGATAGACAGACGCCAAATATTAAACCACAGGAAACATGTAATTTTAAAGCGCAACTCGAGTGCACACCAGAATCATTGTGTTGA
- the LOC137393461 gene encoding leucine zipper putative tumor suppressor 2 homolog isoform X2, with protein MDYSKILGIGYYPTRSEVQAITNMRSNRRRSQPDILESADSNGFYSSNYLANYTHVYSPDTASSSLDSQDSQQLAKDYSLVPRMGRRAAQDHNGKYYKRENSLSEEKKDYQDVYKNKKSAANSTTQKENLRHISVDTGAVVSAVPSVPSRRYRKEEDYATYEELAEEPAPPQIAPVSGLLNQSAGKAVVRPIAFKPVASSKMSSSLTYSTHSQDYSFDKPHVDDGYSSQESRACSHNGTMRDNYICESSQYRDIKSHDCYQVTPSPTDNIAHYEQIIQEKDVELSTLRETMEENEHIIFKVNEEKRQNWESQMKELTSEYHRRLRLQQERARKCEQELQDQINRLQRENTKMIKEREQYSLHKEHNSAMIEQLKTLRYKNDELSSRLAGISCDCELLRQQDEEKHKQIQTLEELVTVIKAENMNLTNELDEKHRLVRKLERQQDKQTPPDDRESTRLKALLAEKDSALKSEREQFLQERDSWEQEKKKVLQYQRQLQSNYIQMCRRNSDLEANLPIFSRPNLGDRQTPNIKPQETCNFKAQLECTPESLC; from the exons GCTACTACCCAACAAGGTCAGAAGTTcaagctattactaacatgcgCTCTAATCGACGACGATCCCAGCCTGACATTCTAGAATCTGCAGACAGCAATGGATTTTATTCCTCAAACTATTTAGCTAACTATACGCACGTCTATTCTCCTGACACAGCGTCGAGTAGCCTAGACTCTCAGGATTCACAGCAACTGGCCAAGGACTATTCTCTTGTCCCTAGGATGGGTCGAAGAGCCGCGCAAGATCACAACGGCAAATATTACAAGAGGGAAAACTCTTTATCCGAAGAGAAAAAAGACTATCAggatgtttataaaaataaaaagtcagCAGCAAACTCAACTACACAGAAAGAGAACCTCAGACACATAAGCGTTGATACTGGGGCTGTTGTGAGCGCCGTCCCGTCAGTTCCTTCAAGACGATATAGGAAGGAAGAGGACTATGCTACTTATGAAGAGCTGGCTGAGGAGCCTGCTCCACCTCAAATCGCCCCAGTCAGTGGTTTGCTCAATCAG AGTGCCGGAAAAGCGGTGGTGAGACCAATAGCCTTCAAGCCAGTCGCGAGTAGTAAGATGTCTTCATCCCTTACCTACAGCACGCATAGCCAGGACTACAGTTTCGACAAGCCGCATGTTGACGATGGCTACTCATCTCAGGAAAGCAGGGCGTGCAGTCACAATGGCACCATGAGAGACAACTACATATGCGAGTCTAGTCAGTACAGGGACATAAAATCGCATGACTGCTACCAAGTAACACCATCTCCAACAGACAATATAGCACACTATGAACAGATTATTCAGGAAAAAGatgtggagttgtctactctgaGAGAGACGATGGAAGAAAACGAGCATATAATATTCAAAGTGAATGAAGAAAAACGCCAGAACTGGGAAAGCCAGATGAAGGAATTGACATCAGAATATCACAGAAGACTCCGACTGCAACAAGAACGAGCGCGCAAGTGCGAACAAGAACTGCAGGATCAAATTAATCGTCTGCAAAGAGAaaatacaaaaatgataaagGAAAGAGAGCAATATTCATTGCATAAAGAGCACAACTCTGCAATGATCGAGCAGCTCAAAACACTCAGGTACAAAAATGATGAACTTTCTAGTCGTTTAGCAGGTATTTCCTGTGACTGTGAGTTGCTACGGCAACAAGATGAAGAGAAACACAAACAAATTCAAACATTGGAAGAGCTAGTAACCGTAATCAAAGCTGAAAACATGAACTTAACAAATGAACTCGACGAGAAACATCGTCTTGTCAGGAAGCTTGAAAGACAGCAAGACAAGCAAACTCCACCTGACGACCGCGAATCAACACGCTTAAAAGCTTTATTAGCTGAAAAAGACTCAGCGTTGAAATCTGAGAGAGAACAATTTCTACAGGAAAGGGACTCGTGGGAGCAGGAGAAGAAAAAGGTATTACAGTATCAACGGCAGCTGCAATCAAACTatattcaaatgtgtcgacGCAATAGTGACCTTGAAGCAAATTTGCCAATTTTTTCTCGACCAAACCTTGGTGATAGACAGACGCCAAATATTAAACCACAGGAAACATGTAATTTTAAAGCGCAACTCGAGTGCACACCAGAATCATTGTGTTGA